A stretch of DNA from Acidobacteriota bacterium:
CGCAAACGCTGGAACAACAGATTGACGGCTTGCGCGAGATGCAGGAGCTTTCGTGGCTGCTTTACAACCTGCCGAAAGTCACCCTCGCCGCCGTCAACGGCCACGCAATGGGCGCGGGCTTGGGCGTTTGTCTGGCCTGCGATCTGCGCATCGCTTCGGAAAACGCTAAGTTCGGCACCGCGTATGCGAAGGTCGGTTTCGGCGGCGATTTCGGCACGACGTGGTTGCTGGCGCGTTATGCCGGCGCGCCCAAAGCCAAAGAGCTGTTCTTCCTCGGCGACATCATTGATGCAACGGAAGCGCACCGCATCGGCCTCATCAATCGCGTCTTGCCGCACGACAGTTTGCTGAGCGAGGTCCAAGCCATCGCCACGCGTATCGCCCACGGCCCGTTGACCAGCTATCGCTATATGAAAGCCAACGTCAATCTGGCAATGACGACCGACTTCCGCACGCTGCTGGATCGTGAAGCCGAAACGCACCTACGCTGTGGGCAGACCGAAGACCACAAGGAAGGCGTGCGCGCCTTTCTCGAAAAACGTCCGCCGAATTTTTCAGGCCGCTAAACCGGGACGGTACCGCGCGCGTCAGCAAGCGGCGCGTCACTGCTGGCGGATTGGCGTAAGAGTAGAGCCTCCGCTTACTGACGCGCGCGGTACCGTCCCGATCTCAGGAGCAAATCATGGAATTCCGCGAGATCATTTACGCCAAAGACCAGCACGTCGCCACCATCACACTCAATCGTCCGGCCAAGCTGAACGCCTATTCCGAAGTGATGGTGCACGAGCTGTTGGCCGCGCTGGCCGATGCGCGCGATGACGACGCGGTGCGCGCCGTGATTCTGACCGGCGCGGGGCGAGGCTTTTGTTCGGGCGGCGACATCTCGACCGACTTTCAATATCCGGCGCGCTATCGCGGCCATAAGATGGAAGCCATGCTCGAAATGCGTGAGAACATGCACGTGCTGGTCAAATTCCTGCGCCGCTTCGACAAGCCTACGATAGCCGCCGTCAATGGCGCGGCGGTCGCGGGCGGGCTGACGTTGGCGTTGTGTTGTGACTTTCGCATTGCTGCCGAGAGCGCGAAGCTGGGCGATACGAGTTTGAAGTTCGCCCTGATTCCCGATGAAGGCGGCGCGTATCTGTTCCCCAAATTCATGGGTTTGGAAAAGGCGCTCAAGATGTCGCTCTTTTCCGAAGTCTACCCGGCGCGGCAGGCCAAGGAACTCGGCTTGGTGACGGAAGTCGTGCCGGATGCGGAGTTGATGGCGACCGCACGGGCGTGGGCGGAACGCCTCGCTGCCGGGCCGCCGATTGCTATCCGCATGACCAAACGCATGATGTATAAGCAGCAGACGATGGATTTGGAGAACGCGCTCGAAGACGCCGCGCTCAGCGTGATGGTGACGAACTATTGCGAAGACGTGAAGGAAGGCACGGCGGCTTTTCACGAGAAGCGGCAGCCGCAATTCAAGGGCAAGTAACGCTGAAAATTTCAAGAAGCAGAGTTTCCGAATTGAACCCGCGAAGCGGGTGGCCGGAATATAGCCCAGGGTGAAGGCGCAGCCGGAACCCTGGGAATAGATGCCAATCGTCAACAAGCCCGTGAAACGGGCGACAGACAATGATCCGTCGCCCGTTTCACGGGCTTGTCATTTACGCGCTCGACACTGACGCCCTGGGCTTTATGCTGCCACCCGCATTCGCGGGCTGGTAAGCGTCTACCGCATAAACCTGCGCCGGACAGCCAGCGCCAAGAGGGCGGCTTGGGCCGGGCCGAGGACGGTTTCCAGGGAGACCAGGAAGCTGCTCCATAAGCCCTTCGGCTTTGGTTCGGGCTTTTGCAGGATGCTGACGTTGAACGAGTACAGCGCGGCTTCGCGCCAGCCCAGCCGTTTGGGCGGGAGGTCGGGCGCGGTGGGTGGCGCAGTGTTGGCAACGACGGTTGCCGGTGGCGCGGCGGTTGGGGCTGTGGGCACAAATTCGCTGCGCTTGTAACCGAGCGTTAAGAGGGCGAGCAGCGCCACGAAGACGAGAAAGGCGCGGCCTACGCTTTCCCCATAGCCGCTCGCCAGCCAATACCACCAATCCAGCCGCCAGGGCACGAAGCCGTGAAACTTCTCAATCCGGCGCGCTTCAAAGGCGTTGTAGCGAAAGCGGGAAGCCTCGTGATACCGATGGTTCGCTTCGGCATTGTCGGCAAGCTGTCGGTAGGTGATTGCCAACAGGCGATGTGGCGCGCTGACTTTGGCTTCACTTGCGCTCTTTAATTCTTCCTTCAGCCGGAAATTCCACTCAACGTCAACAAACTCAAACTTGCGGGAATCAACATTGATAAACCAATTCGGACGTAGAATCAGCGTATGAAACGAAACCCGCTCAGGCTTTTCGAACTTCGCAAATTGGAGGTCAAGGTACGCCTTCTCTCCCAAGGCTTTCCTCTCTTTTGAGCCAGCGAAATGGGCATAGTCTTTGAAGCTTGCGCCGTAGAAGTCAGCCTCCGCACTGAAGCTTGCGCCCATGAAGTAAGCATCCGCACTGAAGTTTGCGCCGCTGAAGCGGGCCTTCGCACTGAAGCTTGCGCCCTCGAAGTTGGCCTCCGCACTGAAGCTCGCGCGGCTGAAGTAAGCCTCCGCACTAAAGCTTGCGCCCATGAAGTAAGCCTCCGCGCTGAAGCTTGCTTTGCTGAAGGTGGCCTCCGTATCCGCACTGAAGCTTGCGCCGCTGAAGGTGGCCTCAGCACTGAAGCTTGCGTCGCTGAAGCTGGCATCCGCACTGAAGCTTGCGCCGCTGAAGCTGGCCTCAGCACTGAAGCTTGCGCCGCTGAAGCTGGCCTCAGCACTGAAGCTTGCTTCGATGAAGTAGGCCACCGCACTGAAGCTTGCGTCGCTGAAGTCGGCCTCAGCACTGAAGCTTGCGTCGCTGAAGTCGGCCTTAGCACTGAAGCTTGCTTTGTGGAAGTCAGCCTTTTCAGGGAACCACACACCATAAAAGTTGTAATCCTGTTCAGCCAATTTTTTGCTGATGGCAACACGGAAACCCTCAAGTTTATCTGTGCCAGGGTAATGCAGCACACAGTAGTTTTTGCCCTCGTGTTGCTTAAAGAAAGGCTGGTTTGTACAGGCAGATCGGTCCACCCATTCGCAGCCACAGGTGAAATCGTCACTGGCATTCAGCGTCTCAGGCGTGGCTGTGCCGGGATAATGCCGTAGACAGTAATGCTGCCCTGCGGCGTTCCTGAAGTAGCGCCCCGGCTGGCACTCCGCCCGCAAGTGTTCCGCACAGGCACAGATCGAATTGTTCTCGTCGGATGTCATAACAGCGTTTCAAAGTAAGGCAGAAGGAAGCCTTAAAGCTTCATATCTCTCAAGCTCTCCAACACAGTCAACGGGCCATCAAGCAGTTGGGTGCTGGATTCTTACCACAGGCTTGCAGCGGCGGACAATCCGTCTCTGTTCCAAGCGTTCATTCATTGCACGTCAGCAGGCCGCAATTCCGCCATCGCATTCGCCCGCGCCGGAAAAATGCGATCCCGCCAATGCAACAGCGGTTGTTCGATCAGCTTGCCCAGCGCCGCGCCGTACAAACAACTCAGCACGACGTAAACCGCCATCACGATGGCCCAGCGCGCCGTCACCGGCAGCCAGGGTTGCAGCGCTTCGTAAAACCATTTGTCGAAGCGGTAGCGGAACGGGTTCAAATGCCAGAGGTAGATGCTGTAACTGTGCAAGCCGACCCAGGCGATCAGGCGGGAGAGGCGGCTCGCCAGAAACTTGCCCAACAACCCTTCGCCCAGCGGCGTGAAGACGGTGGCCATCAGCAGCGCCGCGTAGCCCAAGCCCAACACAGTAAAGCCGGGCATGTAGAAAAACTCGCCGCCTTTTTCGGGCACGACGATGCCCGCCAGCACGAACAGCGCGCCGCCCAGCAGCAGCCAGCGCCGGTGTTGCAAGATGGATTTCAGCACTTCCGGGTGCAAGTGATTCAGATAGCCCAGCAGCACGCCGAAAAAGATGCCGTCGGTGCGCAGGTGCGTCGAGAAAAACAGGAACGTCCAGTTCAAGCCGAGCTGCTCTTTCATCTGCTGCGACACAATGCGCAGCGCCAGCCCCAGCGTCAGCATGCCAAAGGCGATCAGCGGAATGGCCGGAAAATGTTTGCCTTGGGCGGGCTGCAAGCATGGCGCAAACGTCAGGAAGGCCGTGATGATCGTCAGTTGCACGCCGAGGAAGAGCAGGAAGCGCGGGTTCAGATACGAGCGCAGATACTCTTGCATCTCCAACGGCGCGGCACCGAGCGTCAGCCAATGCAGCAGGAAATATGTCAGCGTCAGCAGCGCCGCATAGCCCGCGATCAGCAGCACGAAGACGCGCAGCGCCTTACGCCAATCAGGCTGCGGATTCGACGCGAGCGCGACGATGAAGGGTAGCGCCAGATAGAAATGCTCTTCGACGGCGAGGCTCCAGGTGTGCACGGCGGGCGTGAGCACGTAACTTTGCAGGTGCACAAAATTCGGCAGCATCAGCGCGAAGACCTGGCGCGGCGTGCCGTGCGTGCCTTCCCAAATGTAGGCCAGCAGCACAAAGACTACGTAAACGAAATAGGCCGGCCAGATTTTCAAGCCGCGCCGGATGAGGAAACGCACGGTGTCTATACGCCCGCTCTGCTTCCATTCTTTGAAGAGCAGGCCGCCAATCAGAAAACCGCTGAGCACAAAAAACAAATCAATCGCCGTCAGCCCGAACAAGCCCCACACGTGCGCGAAGCCTTCGAGCTTGCCTGCGAATTGCGGATACCACGTCGGATGGCGGCCCAGCACCATCAGGATGGCGAAGCCGCGAATGAAGTCGAGTTGCAGCGAACGGGATTGGTCGGCGTAGCGCCGCGTGGTGGATGCTTGCATCGTGGTGGGCAGTATAGGTCTTGCTGAATTTTTGCGGCAAGTGCGTTACTCTGGGTACGCACCGCTTCCAGCGTGCGGGCGTGGCGTCAGATAGAAAAATGCCGGAGGGGTTTCCTTCCAGCATCAGCCGGTCTGACATCACGCCGCAGGCAAGGATGCCTGCGCACCCAGGGTCATGCGTCTTTCATCCAAAGCAATAACAATCCTGCTGCTCACGCTGTTGCCGTTTATCTATTTCTATCCGGCGGTGCTGGGCGACGTCACGTTGCTGCCGGGCGATGGCTGGTTGCAAAACCTGGGCGTGCGCATCTTCATCGGCGAGCGGTTGCGGCACGGCGAACTGGCGTTGTGGAACCCGTACATCTTCGCCGGGATGCCGCTGCTGGCGAGCGTGTATCCGGGCGCGCTCTATCCGCCGAACTGGTTGTTCGCGGTCTTTGCGCCACGGCTGGCGGCGAATCTGGTGGTTATCACGACCTTTCACATTGCGCTCATCGGCACGTACCTGTTTGCGCGCAAGAGCGGCAGCAATCGCGTGGGCGCGCTGTTGGCGGGCGTGGCGTTCAGCTTCGGCGGGTTCATGGTGAATCACATCAGCCAGACTTCGCGTATCGCGGCGGCGGTGTGGTTGCCGTGGGTGTTGCTGGCGCTGGCGGGTTGTGTCGAAGCAGCGATGGTTGGATCAAGATGGCGTGCTTGGCGTTGGGTGGCGTTGGGCGCGCTGTTTATCGCGTTGCAGTTCTTTGCGGGCGAACCGCAGATGTTGATTTTCACGGCGTTGGTGTGCGGGTTTTATTGCCTGTTTGCGTTGGGGCAATTCAGCGATTGGCGGCAACGCGGATATTTTCTGGTTGCGTGCGTCGCGTTAGTCACCGTCGGCGTGTTGTTTGCGCAAATGCAGTTGCAGCCGTCGCTGGAATTGCTGGCGCAAAGCGAACGCAACGATCCGGGCGCCTTATTTTTTGCGGGCTATTCCTATCCGCCCTGGCAACTGCCCGCGCTGATCTTTCCGTACTTTTTCGGCGGCGCTTTCTTTGGCCCGTATCACACCGAATACTGGGGCCGCGACATTGCGGGGATTATGTGCGGCTACGTCGGCTTGCTGACGTGGTTGCTGGCCTGCGTGGCTGTCGGCAAAGGACGGCGTGATAGGCGCGTGTGGTTGTGGGTGACGGTGGCGGTCGTCGCGGTCGTGCTTTCGTTCGGCGGCTATCTGCCGTTCGGGTTGAATGAATTGCTTTATCGCGTGCCGGGCTACAAGACGTTTCGCGGGTTGTACCGGCATCAGTACGAATTGACGTTCGCGCTGGCGCTGCTGGCGGCGTTGGGCGTGACGAAGCTGGGCGAATTGAATGATACCCCGCGCCGCCAGGCCGCACGGTTTGGCATCATTGCGTTGGGCGTCGTCGTGTCGGTCGTAGCGGTGTTGTTCCGCTTCTTTCCGAACAAACTGGCCTCGTTGCCGTTGCCCGCGAATGCCAGCTCATTGATGAATCCCGAAGCATTCGTGCCGCTGGTTAGCTTTGTACTCAGTGCGCTGGCTGTTTGGTTTTATGTGATCCCTCAGTCCGTAATCTCCAATCTCAAATCTGCAACTCTGTTGATTGTGTTGCTATTGGATGTCACCGCTTACGGCCATTTCTTTCACTGGAAGACCGGCAAGTTTGACGTTGCGCAGCGGCTGGCCGATCCGCCCGCCGTGCAGGCGATCAAAGCGCGTGAAGCTGATCTGAACAGCTTTCGCCTCGCGCATTTGATGCTGTTGCCGTATGACTACACGGCGAATTGGCCGGCGGATGACAATTTTGATCGCCTTGATTACCCGAATACTTCGATGGCGCGCGGGCTGCAAAGCGTGGCGGGCTATGACATTTTGCGCCCAATTCGCATCGGCGAAATGACGGGCACGGCCAATTCCGCCATCGCGGGTTTTTTGCAGGAAAGCGGCAGCTTTGCCGTGGCGGATCGCGACTTTGATCTGCTCAACGTGAAATACCTACTGGTTGGGCAGGGAGGTGCAAAAGGCAAAGAGACCGGGACAACGTTTGACGGCATGCACTTCGCGCAATCGCCCTGGAATCTGGATTTCAAACCGGGATTGACGCTGACGACAGACGCGAGCGGCGTGGCGGCGACTGAATTGGCGGTAGTTTCGACGCTGACAAATTCAACGAGCTTGCCCGACGGCGCGCCGGTCGTGAAGTTGAAACTGTTCGCGCGCGATGGCCGCGTGATCGAACGCGAATTGCAGGCTGGGCGCGATTCCTCTGAATGGGCATATGACCGGGCCGATGTGCGCGCCAACATCCGGCATCAACGCGCGCGCATTTTTGCCAGCACTGCGGCGGGTGAGTTCGAGTCGCATCAATACTTCACGCGGTTGCCGTTCGAGCGCGCCGAGATCGAACGCATCGAATGGATGCAGGTGTGCACTGACGCTTCAATCGTGCTGTTGAATGTGGCGTTGCACGAGGCGGCGACGGGGCGTTCGACGCCGGTCGCGCCGTACTATTTGCCGCCCGAACGCTGGCGCAAGCTGGGACAGTTTGAGCAGGTCGCGCTTTACGAAAACCTGCGCCAGTTGCCGCGCGCGTGGTTTGTGAGCGAGGCGCGCGCCTTGCCGAAAGCGCAGGTGCTGGCGACGATTCGCAACAGCAAGCTGCCTGATGGCGCGCCGTTCGACCCGGCGCACACAGCGTTGTTTGATCTGGAAGATTTCGGCAGCGGGGAAGTACGCTTGCCGCCAGTGACCGCTGCGGCCAATGCCCGTGTGGAAGTGACGCGCTACGAACCGCAGCGCATTTCATTGACGACTCACAACGAGCAGCCAGGTTTGCTGATGCTGAGCGAAATGTACGATCTCGGTTGGTACGCATACATTGACGGACAGAAAACGCCGGTGCAGCGGGTTGATTACAACCTGCGCGGCGTTGCGGTTCCGGCAGGTGCGCAGCGGGTCGAATTCGTTTATCAAGCCCCGGCGTTTCGCAAAGGCTTGGGTTATGCAGCGGCAGGTGTGTTGCTGTTGTTGCTTGGTGGTTTGTTTTGTTGGCGGCAGACAAGCGGGCAATTGAAGAGCAGCCTTGCCGCAGATGAACGCTGAGATACGCCGATCAGTGCTGCTGTTCAATGATGTAGGACATACGCAGAAGCATTGTCACAGAGGCACGGAGTCACAGAGTTAGATCGGGTTGCAATTGCGTGTACGGGGTGGGACAGCAGGACGGTACCGCGCGCGTCAGCAAGCGGCGCTCGCCCTGTGCACGCAGAGGTCTCACGCGGCAACACCGCTTGCTGACGCGCGCGGTACTGTCCCGGCGCATGAAGTTTCCCGTACATGCGAGTGCAAACTGATCTGAGACTTAAACTCCCAGCAAACCTTCTCTCTGGCTCTATGTCTCGGTGCCTCTGTGGCAAAGTTTCCGGCTTTGCGTAAGCCCTCTGATGTTTATCTGATGTTTATCTGATGTTTATCTGCGGTTATCTGCGTTCATCCGCGGCTGAAAGGCTCGGCCACGGCTGCCTTCAAATACTTCCGAAACTCTTTCGCGACCATTCCGCGCCAGATTTCGCGGAACTGGGCGAAAAGCATGGCTTGGCGTTCATCCAACGCCGCCAGTAGCTTTTCGAGCAGGGCAATCTGTTTGCCTCTGGGGGATAGCCGCCGTTGCCGCGCCAAATCTTTTGACAACATGGCCCGATGTGTCACGCAATCCTGATAATCGCCCAGGATGTCCTGGCCGCGTTTGAGCAATTCGATCAGCAGCGCCAGCCGGTCGGGGTAAAATTCGCGCGTGCTTTCGGCGCTGTAACGCAGCCGTTTGCCCGAGATGCGCAGGTTGTGGATTTCCGCCGCCGTCGGTTCATCATCGGCGTTGGGCCAATGCGAATAGAACTCGTTGAGCCGCGTCAGCAAGATGCGCGTGGCGGTTTTGGCGGCGGGCGTGTCAGGGTGAACTTTTTTAACTTTGAAAGCTTTAGCCATTGATGTTGGGAGAAGAGGGCGAGGTTGCGACCGTCACCATTAGCTTTGGGACTTCGCGTTTGAAGCTCACATAGGTTTCGCCGGCCAGAAAGAGCAACAAGCTTTGAAAGCGGCGTTTGCGCTGTTGGCGCAGCCGTTCGAGCAGATTGACGACCAAAGGGCGCTCGGCGGCGGCCACGAGCGTGAGCTTTGGTTTTAATGAATCCAGCAAGACATCCAGGTCACGCACTTCACCGAGCGCGTCCGCCAGGCTTTGCAGCCAGTCTTTCAGTTGCTGGCGTTCTGCCTTGGTCCAACAGGCGGCGAAATTAATGAGCGTCACGCGCAAACGCCGGGTGGCCACGCGCATGTCATGGATGGCTTCGACGTCGCCCAGCCTAACGCCGGCTTCCTGGCTTAGGATCACGGCGAATTGTTCGGCAAAGACCCGTTGCACCATTTGCGCAGTGCTTTCCTGCGGCGGACTTGTAGCGCGCTCAAGCATAAATTTCCTGTCGGGAGGGAAAGTTTGAGTATGACAGAGTTTAGCGGCAAAGCCTTGTGACTGAGAAGGCGGGCGGAAAATTTCTTGGAAAAATTTGCGCGACGGGCTGGAAGAACGCCGCCATTCCGCATTCTTTGCTAGTGCCAGCAAGATCTGCTGGTGTTGATGAAAAGATCGTGGCGGTCCGATGCCGGTAAGAACCCCCGCTGCGGTTTGTTTTCTCGACTTGCTCTTTGGCCGTGGAGGAATTGCTTGTACCCAGTGAGCAGGCAATTCCTTCACCGCTGTCGCCTCAGCAAGCGCCACTCATCTTCTTTCCAATCACTACTCCGAAACAAATTCATCGCTAATAAATTGATCGTCGCATAGGTTTTTTTGCTGGTGCTGCGTATAATCCACGCGCGTCTCAGCAACGCAATCAAACCTCGGAGGACTCAACGATATGCGCGCAGATTTGGCCGATTGGATCGCCCTCAACATGATTCGTGGCATCGGGCCGCGCACCGCCAATCAATTGCTGGCAGAATTCGGCACACCCGCGCAGGTCTTTGCCGCCTCGCGCCTGTGGCTGGAAAAGCTCGGCCTTAAACCCAATACGATTCAAGAACTGCACGACTCTTCCATCCTGGAAAAAGCCAACGCCGAAATCGAACGTCTAGAGGCCTTGCACGCCCGCGTCATCACGCTCGAAGACGAAGATTACCCGGCGCTGCTGCGCGAGATTCACGATCCGCCGATTGCTTTGTATGTGCGCGGCGATTTGCCCAGAGCCTACGCACAACCGTGTCTGGCCGTGGTCGGTTCGCGGCGCTGTTCAACTTACGGCGTGAATACGGCGCAGATGTTGGCGCGCGATCTGGCTGCCAATGGGTTGACCATCGTGTCGGGCATGGCGCGCGGCATTGACGCTGCCGCGCATCGGGGCGCGTTGGAAGTCGCCGAGGCGGGCGGCCAGACCATCGCTATCGTCGGCACGGGGTTGGAAACGATCTATCCCAAAGAGCACAAAGGCTTGGAAGCGGAAATCATGGCGCACGGCGCGGTCATTTCTGAATTTCCGCTGGGCACGCCGCCGCTGCCGCAAAATTTCCCCTATCGCAACCGCATCCTCAGCGGCTTGTGTTTCGGCGTGTTGGTGGTCGAAGCCGCCGAGCATAGCGGCTCGCTCATCACCGCGCGGCTGGCATATGAACAGGGCCGCGAAGTGTTCGCCGTGCCCGGCAATATCACCTCGCAGACTTCGTTTGGCCCGAATTATCTGATCAAAGACGGCGCAAAACTCGTCCAGCAATGGCGTGATGTAGTCGAAGAATTGCCGCTCGACATGAAAGAGAAAATTCTGGACGTCCAACGGCTTGCCGAGCAGAAAGACGGCAATGTTCAGCCGCTGTTTCCCGCCGTTGAATTCAGCGCCAGCGAACGCCAGTTATTGGAAATTCTTTCCGCCGATGTCCCCGCGCACATTGATCAGTTGTTAATGTCCAGCGGGCTGGCCTCAGCTGAATTGATGAATGCATTGCTTAGCCTGGAAATGAAAGATAGAATCCGAGAGCTTCCGGGCAAGAGTTTTATCAAACGGCTGTAAGCAGCGAAGGCATTATCTGAAGTGAGCGTCATAATGGAAATTTGGGGCTGGGTGAGCGGCAGTGTCGAATGGTTAAAGACCCTCGTCTTTGGTGTTTCCGATCAGGTGATTGCTTTGCCAGTCTATTGGGCCGCCCCGCTGATGATTTTGGTGGGGGCGGCAGATTCCTCCCTCCTCTCTTTGCCCGAAGTCAATGACATCATCACCATCACGCGCATCGCGCATAACCCGGCTGAGGTCTGGTTCTTTCCGCTCTTTCCGGCCCTTGGGTCGGTGTTGGGTTGCTCATTGTTGTATTACCTGGCGAGACAGGGGCGCGATACGATTACGAAACGCTTCCACCCGGAAGCGATCAAGCGGGTCGAATTGATCTATCGCCGTTGGGGCTTTTTGTCGCTGGCGATACCGGCGCTGTTGCCGCCACCACTGCCGTTCAAGATTTTTGTGGCGACGGCCGGCGCGCTGGGCTATCCGCCCAAACGCTTTGCCGCCGTGGTGATGATCGCCCGCACGATACGCTATTACTTTTGGGGCTTTGCCGCGTGGGTTTATCGCGAAGAGGTTTTGCAGGCCTTAAAATGGCTGGAAGCGCATTTCGAGCTTATCCTCGGCGCAGTGGTGGGCGGCATCGTTTTCTTTTTCTTAATACGTTGGTTGCTGATGGTGATGAAAAGCCGCGCGCTCAGGGCCGAGGCTTCTTATTCGGATTGAACTTGTCCGGCAAGCTGTCAGCTTGCCGTTGTGTCGGAAGATGACCCCCTTCCGGTTGAATTACTAACTGATGTTACGCGGTGGAAGTTTGACGATTCAGTTTGACCGTGAAAGACGGCGGTTTTTGTGCGCCGGAGGCGCAAGGGACATTAGCCGGTGGTGGAGCGCGGCGCGGAACCACCGGACGGCCAAAGCGCAGCGCGCCAAGCCCTGGAAAGGGCGACAGACGAACTGTGGTCTAGCGCCCTTTCAGGGCTGGGAATCAATCCTGACGCGGTTCCGGTGGTTCCGCGCGACGCTCCACCACCGGCTAATGTCCCTTGCGCCTCCGGCGCGAAGAAGACTGCCAAATTAAAACTCAATCTTTTCACTGCGTAACATGAGTTACTAAAATTATCGAGATCGCAGCAAGCTGGCAGCTTGCCGCTACCGTTGAGGCTTCATCCTTGAAATCATTCGTTGCCAAACTCACCGCCTGGCTCAAATCCGTCCAGGCCGCCCTTATTGCGTTCGGCGCATTCGGTATCTTTACCATCGCTTTGTTGGACGCTTCCTTTCTGCCGTTACCCGGCGGGCCGGACGCCGTCGTGATGACGCTTTCGCATTTGAATCACACCCTGATGCCGCTGTATGTGTTGGCGGCAGTGTTGGGTTCGACACTGGGGTGTTTGTTGCCCTATTGGATTGGCTACAAAACCGGCGCGGCGGCCTTGCGCAAATTCAGCCCGGAACGGCGTGACCGCGTCAGTCAATTATTGGATCGGTACGACACCTGGGCCATGCTGGTCGGTGCAATTCTGCCGCCGCCCTTTCCTTTCAAAATCTTTTTGATTTCGGCGGGCGTCTTTCGCGTCAAAGTCTGGCGCTTCCTGCTGGCGCTCTTCATCGGACGTTGTGTGCGCTATGGATTGGAAGGCTGGATGGCCGTGCGCTATGGCGAACACGCGGCGGATTTGTTCAAACAGCATTATCCAAAGATCGGGCTGGTGCTGGCGGCAGTGATCATTGTGTTCCTCATCGTCAATACGTTGCGCAATCGGAAGAATAGTGACGACGAGGGCGGGGAATTGCCCGATGCCGTTTGAGCGTGCCGAGAAAACGTAAGCCGCAGATAAACAACCAATTTTATCTGCGGCTTGCTTCTTCAAACTCACTTCAGCTTCACCACTTTTTCCAACCACCATTCTCCACCCGTCTGACTCACCACCAGCGTCGCGGTGATGCGGTCGCCGACTTTGAGCCGCTCAAACAGCCGTTTGTCTTTGAGTGGAAACTTCATCGTCATCGCTTCCATGTAATCGGCAATCGCCTCGTGTTCGACCTCGGCCAGCGACAACTGCGGGTAGAGCGCATAGATTTTGCCTTTCAGCACATAGCGTTTCGGCGGCGTGCCAGGCGGATATGGTGTGGGCGCGGGCTGCTGCTCCACACGGCGTGGGACGATGCCGGTTGCTGATGGCGGCGGGGTGGGCGTCGGCGTTGGTTTTTTCGTCTGCGCCGCGCGTTTGCGCCCGGTTTGCGCAGGTGCCCCTTGCGTCAGGCCAAGCACTACGCACAGTCCGCCAAGCAACATCATTCGATAACAACCAGGCATGACTTTCTCCGCTTATTTCTTCCACGCCAGCTTGCCCATAGCGCGCCAGGTGGTCAGTTTGATGCCCAATTCTTTCAGCAGCGCCCGCGTTTCAGGATCGGTGAATGACAGAAAGTCGGCATGGCGTTGTTGCCACGAACCGGTGATGC
This window harbors:
- a CDS encoding copper-binding protein — encoded protein: MPGCYRMMLLGGLCVVLGLTQGAPAQTGRKRAAQTKKPTPTPTPPPSATGIVPRRVEQQPAPTPYPPGTPPKRYVLKGKIYALYPQLSLAEVEHEAIADYMEAMTMKFPLKDKRLFERLKVGDRITATLVVSQTGGEWWLEKVVKLK
- a CDS encoding CHAD domain-containing protein, whose amino-acid sequence is MAKAFKVKKVHPDTPAAKTATRILLTRLNEFYSHWPNADDEPTAAEIHNLRISGKRLRYSAESTREFYPDRLALLIELLKRGQDILGDYQDCVTHRAMLSKDLARQRRLSPRGKQIALLEKLLAALDERQAMLFAQFREIWRGMVAKEFRKYLKAAVAEPFSRG
- a CDS encoding VTT domain-containing protein, with protein sequence MEIWGWVSGSVEWLKTLVFGVSDQVIALPVYWAAPLMILVGAADSSLLSLPEVNDIITITRIAHNPAEVWFFPLFPALGSVLGCSLLYYLARQGRDTITKRFHPEAIKRVELIYRRWGFLSLAIPALLPPPLPFKIFVATAGALGYPPKRFAAVVMIARTIRYYFWGFAAWVYREEVLQALKWLEAHFELILGAVVGGIVFFFLIRWLLMVMKSRALRAEASYSD
- the dprA gene encoding DNA-protecting protein DprA; the encoded protein is MRADLADWIALNMIRGIGPRTANQLLAEFGTPAQVFAASRLWLEKLGLKPNTIQELHDSSILEKANAEIERLEALHARVITLEDEDYPALLREIHDPPIALYVRGDLPRAYAQPCLAVVGSRRCSTYGVNTAQMLARDLAANGLTIVSGMARGIDAAAHRGALEVAEAGGQTIAIVGTGLETIYPKEHKGLEAEIMAHGAVISEFPLGTPPLPQNFPYRNRILSGLCFGVLVVEAAEHSGSLITARLAYEQGREVFAVPGNITSQTSFGPNYLIKDGAKLVQQWRDVVEELPLDMKEKILDVQRLAEQKDGNVQPLFPAVEFSASERQLLEILSADVPAHIDQLLMSSGLASAELMNALLSLEMKDRIRELPGKSFIKRL
- a CDS encoding DedA family protein, translating into MKSFVAKLTAWLKSVQAALIAFGAFGIFTIALLDASFLPLPGGPDAVVMTLSHLNHTLMPLYVLAAVLGSTLGCLLPYWIGYKTGAAALRKFSPERRDRVSQLLDRYDTWAMLVGAILPPPFPFKIFLISAGVFRVKVWRFLLALFIGRCVRYGLEGWMAVRYGEHAADLFKQHYPKIGLVLAAVIIVFLIVNTLRNRKNSDDEGGELPDAV
- a CDS encoding CHAD domain-containing protein — its product is MALAEATAVKELPAHWVQAIPPRPKSKSRKQTAAGVLTGIGPPRSFHQHQQILLALAKNAEWRRSSSPSRKFFQEIFRPPSQSQGFAAKLCHTQTFPPDRKFMLERATSPPQESTAQMVQRVFAEQFAVILSQEAGVRLGDVEAIHDMRVATRRLRVTLINFAACWTKAERQQLKDWLQSLADALGEVRDLDVLLDSLKPKLTLVAAAERPLVVNLLERLRQQRKRRFQSLLLFLAGETYVSFKREVPKLMVTVATSPSSPNING